In Gopherus flavomarginatus isolate rGopFla2 chromosome 5, rGopFla2.mat.asm, whole genome shotgun sequence, one DNA window encodes the following:
- the TALDO1 gene encoding transaldolase, with protein MSVSPVKRPKMESALEQLKQHTTVVADTGDFHAIDQYKPLDATTNPSLILAAAQMPAYQELVEDAIEYGKKLGGSEDEQVQNASDKLFVLFGAEILKRIPGRVSTEVDARLSFDKEGMIKRAKRLIDLYKEAGIGKDRILIKLSSTWEGIQAGKVLEEEYGIHCNMTLLFSFAQAVACAEAGVTLISPFVGRILDWHVANTDKKTFEPSEDPGVKSVTKIYNYYKKFGYKTIVMGASFRNTGEIKALTGCDYLTISPKLLGELSKENTKLTPTLSAKDAQTSNLEKIHMDEKTFRWEHNEDQMAVEKLSDGIRKFAADAVKLERMLKERMFSTKNGK; from the exons ATGTCAGTGTCCCCCGTGAAGCGGCCGAAGATGGAGTCCGCGCTGGAGCAGCTTAAGCAGCACACCACGGTGGTGGCGGACACCGGCGACTTCCATG CAATTGATCAGTACAAGCCTCTGGATGCTACTACAAACCCATCCTTGATACTAGCTGCAGCTCAAATGCCAGCTTACCAGGAATTAGTAGAGGATGCTATTGAGTATGGAAAAAAACTTGGTGG GTCAGAAGACGAACAGGTCCAAAATGCGAGTGACAAACTTTTTGTGTTGTTTGGGGCAGAAATACTGAAGAGGATACCAGGTCGTGTGTCCACAGAAGTAGATGCAAG GTTGTCCTTTGATAAGGAAGGAATGATTAAGAGAGCTAAGCGCCTCATTGACCTTTATAAGGAAGCAGGAATTGGTAAAGATCGCATTCTCATAAAACTGTCATCAACGTGGGAGGGGATTCAGGCAGGCAA ggttcTGGAAGAGGAGTATGGGATCCATTGCAACATGACTTTACTCTTCTCCTTTGCTCAGGCAGTGGCCTGTGCTGAAGCTGGGGTCACCCTAATTTCCCCCTTTGTAGGGCGTATCCTGGATTGGCATGTTGCAAACACAGACAAGAAGACTTTTGAGCCCTCAGAGGACCCAG GGGTGAAGAGTGTCACTAAAATCTATAATTACTACAAAAAGTTTGGCTACAAAACTATTGTGATGGGTGCTTCATTCCGAAACACTGGGGAGATTAAAGCACTGACAGGCTGTGACTATCTTACCATTTCACCTAAGCTTCTGGGAGAGCTCAGTAAAGAGAACACCAAGCTAACTCCCACACTCAGTGCTAAAGATG CTCAGACATCTAACCTTGAGAAGATTCACATGGATGAGAAGACATTCCGCTGGGAACATAATGAAGACCAAATGGCTGTGGAGAAATTATCAGATGGGATCAGGAAATTTGCTGCTGATGCAGTTAAATTGGAGAGAATGTTGAAG GAACGAATGTTCAGTACTAAAAATGGAAAGTAG